One segment of Macrotis lagotis isolate mMagLag1 chromosome 1, bilby.v1.9.chrom.fasta, whole genome shotgun sequence DNA contains the following:
- the LGALS3 gene encoding galectin-3, with product MADGFSLNDALSGSGNPNPQGWPQGPWGNQPPGSGAYPGAPGAYPVPGAPGAYPGSGAPGAYPGSGAPGAYPGSGAPGAYPSPGAPGAYPSPGAPAYPGPVAPGAYPVAPGQPSAPGAYPPSGPMVIPSGPTPPVAGPLTVPYDLPLPGGIVPRMLITITGTTKPNANKITLDFKKGNDVAFHFNPRFNEDNRKVIVCNSKFDNNWGKEERHAMFPFEAGKPFKIQVLIEIDHFKVAVNDVHLLQYNHRMKNFNEITKLGISGDITLNSTSHTMI from the exons atgGCTGATGGATTTTCT ctCAATGATGCCTTATCTGGGTCTGGAAATCCAAACCCACAAGGTTGGCCGCAAGGTCCTTGGGGAAACCAACCCCCTGGTTCTGGGGCATATCCAGGAGCACCTGGAGCATACCCTGTTCCAGGAGCACCTGGGGCCTATCCGGGTTCAGGAGCACCTGGGGCCTATCCGGGTTCAGGAGCACCTGGAGCCTATCCAGGTTCAGGAGCACCTGGGGCCTACCCGAGTCCTGGAGCACCTGGGGCCTACCCGAGTCCTGGAGCACCTGCCTACCCTGGACCAGTAGCACCTGGAGCCTACCCAGTGGCTCCAGGACAGCCAAGTGCTCCTGGAGCTTATCCCCCTTCAGGACCCATGGTTATCCCCAGTGGACCAACACCTCCTGTCGCAGGCCCACTG ACAGTGCCTTATGATCTTCCCTTACCAGGAGGAATTGTGCCTCGCATGCTGATAACCATTACAGGCACAACAAAACCCAATGCAAACAA AATTACCTTAGATTTCAAAAAAGGGAATGACGTGGCCTTCCACTTCAATCCTCGCTTCAATGAGGATAACAGAAAAGTAATTGTCTGCAATTCAAAATTCGACAATAactggggaaaggaagaaagacatgCTATGTTCCCATTTGAAGCTGGTAAACCATTCAAA ATTCAAGTTCTCATTGAGATTGATCACTTCAAGGTTGCTGTCAATGATGTTCACCTGTTGCAGTATAATCATAGAATGaaaaatttcaatgaaatcaCTAAGCTTGGCATTTCTGGTGATATCACCCTTAACAGTACCTCACATACCATGATATAA